The Chordicoccus furentiruminis DNA window ATCATCGTACGAATCTGCCGGATCGCTGTCCGGTCCAGATCAGAACGGACAATGCAGTCCTCGCCCGCCAGTTCCGGTGCTGTCGCATCAAAGGAGGTACCGTTCCGGAGAAAAGACATCTCGGAGGCGGTCAGCGCCGGAAACGGGATCCTTCGGATCAGATCCGCGTTTTTCAGAGGCAGAAACAGACTCTCGCGGATCCGGGTATCCAGAATCGGCAGCTGCCATCCCTTATGTCCGCGCAGCACCGTCCCCAGAGCAAGCGTTTCCTGCGCGTCTGCGTCGCTGATATCGAGAACGGGCTGATACGGCGCGTACTTTGTGAGCAGCTCCTGCAGCCGCACCTCGATGTCAGGCTCCATCATCGGCTCGAGTCCGACGGGATCCGCCAATACGGTTTCCAGCATCCTGTGATGAAAGAAATGGTTATAGCGGTTGCGCATCGTATCGGTCAGGAAGGATCCGTATCCTACCAGAATCAGCAGTTCCGGGCGGAGCGCCATGCCGCTGACCACATTGCCGGCGGCCGTCGGGCTCGTGAACTTGATCAGAACTTTGACAAATGCCATGTCGGTATCCCTGTCCTGCTCCGGTCGCGGTATCCGGGTCCCCCTTCGGACCCGGATGCCGGACGGCAGGTCATTTGTAATTATCCGGAAGCTCTTCTCCCCATGGCGTTCCGTCAAGATTGAAAGGTGTCGATTGGTACACGTAGTAGTTCAGCCAGTTGGTGTACAGGTTGTTCGCGGCTGCGCGCCATGTCAGCAGCGGCCGTTTCCCCGGATCGTCATCCGGGAAATAATGCTCGGGAATCGCGGTATCGAGCCCCTTCTTCCGGTCCCGCTCGTACTCGTTCCGCAGCTGCATCCGTCCGTATTCCGGATGGCCGAAGACGAAAATCTTCCGTCCGTTCTGTGCCATGCAGATCGAAACGCCGGCTTCCTCCGATTTCGCGAGAATCGTCAGCTCCCCGCAGTTCACGATGTCATCGACGGCCACCTCGGTGTAACGCGAATGAGGCATCAGAAAGACATCGTCAAAGCCGCGCACCAGCGGCGTCTTGCGGTTGTAGACCGTGTTTTCGTAGATGCCGAAGAGCTTCTTTCCTCCCGGAAGGAGCCGCTTCGGAAGCCCGTAGTAATAGTACATCGCAGCCTGCGCTCCCCAGCACAGGTAGATGGTCGATGTCACATGGGTGTTGCACCATGAAAAGATCTGCTCCAGCTCTTCCCAGTAATCGATCTCCTCGAACTCTTTCAGTTCCACCGGCGCGCCTGTGATGATCATTCCGTCAAAACGGCGGGCACGCAATTCTTCGAAGGTCTCATAGAAGGTATCAAGATGGCTCTTCGATGTGTGCGTCGATTCGTGCGTGGATGTCTTCATAAAAGTGACGTCGATCTGAAGCGGCGTATTGGACAGCTCCCGGAGGATCTGAAGCTCCGTCTGCTCCTTCAGCGGCATCAGGTTGAGAATACAGATCCGGATCGGGCGGATGTCCTGATGAAGAGCCCGGTCCTCATCCATGACAAAGATGTTTTCCTTTTCCAATGTCTCCCGCACAGGAAGATGGTTCGGTATCTTAACCGGCATGCCTGCCCCCCTCGTTTACAGAAGCAAGAAACTCCTCTTCCGTCAGGATCGGAATCCCAAGCTCCTTTGCCTTTTTGTTCTTCCCTGATGCCGACGCCGGATCATTGTTGATAAGCGCGGCGGTCTTCTTCGACACGGCCCCCGCGAGCCGTCCGCCCCGTGACTCGATGAACGCGCCCAGCTCCTTCCGGCTCCCGAAGACATGTACCTCTCCGGTGATCACATAGGACCGCCCGGCCAGAGAATCATCCGCCGCAGCGTTTTCCTCCGTCATGGTGAGGCCAGCGTCCCGCAGGCGGCGGATCAGCGCCCGGTTGGCATCGCGCCGGAAGAAATCCCAGACCGACTTCGCTGTCACCCCGCCGACATCCGGCACAGCGGTCAGTTCCTCCACGGACGCGTTCATCAGCGCGTCCATCGTTCCGAATGCCTTCAGAATCGTTCTGGCCGACGTCTTTCCCACGTTTGGAATCGCAAGTCCGGTCAGGAGCCGGTCCGCTTCCTGATGTTTGGAAGCCTCGATGGATGCCAGTACCTTGTCTGTATTCTTCTCTTTGCCGACAATCCCCCGCTCGATGAGTTCGTCCCGCTTCCCGCGGAGATCGTAGATATCCGCAATGTCCGAAAGGTATCCTTCCGCGATCAGAGCACGAATGTTTTCCTCGCCCAGCCCCTTGATGTCCATCGCGTCGCGGCTCACGAAATTGATGAGGTGGCGCTCCAGCTGTGCGGGACAGGACGGATTCACGCAGCGGATGTCGGCTGCATTCTCCTCGCGGACCACAGGCTGCCCGCACACCGGGCAGGTATCCGGAAGACGGAAATCCCTCGTTCCAGCCGGACGGAGATCCGGCACGGACGCGCGGATCTTCGGGATGATTTCCCCCGACTTGTAGACGATCACCGTATCGCCGATGCCGATATGAAGCCGGTCGATAAAATCCTGATTATGCAGGGTGGCGCGGCTCACTGTCGTTCCGCAGAGGCGCACCGGGTCAAAGACAGCCGTCGGATTCAGCCGCCCTGTCATGCCGACGGAAACCTCAATTCCGCGGACGACCGTCAGCTTTTCCTCGGGCGGGTATTTGTAGGCGATATGACCGGCGCTGTACTTCGCCCCTGCCGGAAACTCGCTGCGATAGGCAATCTGATCAATCTTCACCACCGCGCCGTCAATATCGTAGCCCAGCGTCCCCCGCAGCTCCCCGATCCGGTCGATCGCATCGATGATCTCCTCATCCGTGCGGCAGAGTGTCCCGGGCACCGTGTGCATTCCCAGCCGTTCTCTCAGAAACGAAAGCGCAGCCGTATGGGATACGGTCAGATCCTCCCGGTCCGCCCTCTGCACATTGAAGACAAAAAACGATAGTCCGCGTTCCTTCGTCATCGCCGGATTCAGCTGTCTCAGCGTACCGGCCGCGCAGTTGCGGGGGTTCGCAAAGGTCCGCTTTCCGAGCAGTTCCTGCCTCTCGTTCACGCGGTCAAAATCCTTCCAGGTCATATAGACCTCGCCCCGCACCTCGAGCGGTCCGGGATCCTCGGGCAGATTGGAGATGACGTCCGGTATAACTGCGGCGTTCAGCGTGACATCCTCTCCCGTCTCTCCGTCGCCGCGCGTTTCCGCCAGCGTCATGCGGCCGCTCTGATAGCGGATGGACATCGACAGTCCGTCGATCTTCTGCTCTACCGAAAAGACCGCATCCGGATGAAGCGAACGGACACCATGCACCCATCCGAGCACCTCTTCCTTCGTGAACACGTCCTCGATGGAGAGCATCGGAACATCATGACGGACCGTAACGCCCGCTTTCCGGCGTACCGGCGCCCCCACGGTCTGGGTCGGCGAATCCGCCGATCTCCATTCAGGGTGCTCCTGTTCGGCCTCCTTAAGCGACTGCATCAGTTTGTCGTATTCATAGTCCGTGACCTTTTCATGAGCCGCTTCATACGCCTCATTGTAGGCCTTCACCTTTCTGACGGTCTCCCCGTACTCCTCGAATGTCATCCTCTCTTCCCCGTCCGTCCCCGTTCCGGGTTTCTCCTGCCTCCGGCTCCCCGGCTCGACCCCGGGTATGCGGAGTCTCCGCGCCTCGCCGCTGCCTTGCCGTGTCCTGCGGACTGCGTTCCGCTTTTTCTTTCCTTCCATCCGTTCCGCGGTTTCCGGTCAGAGCGGTCAGGCTTCGCCACAGCCCATCCGGCCTTTCTCTTCGGACGGGCCGATCCGCTTTTATCCGGCTCAGCCTGTCCGGCCAGCACGAGAAGCTGGCCTTTCTCCTCTTCGGTCATCTCACGCAGCGCGCCGCACGGAAGATTCCCGATCCTGAGATTCATGATCCGGATCCGTTCGATACCCGAAACGCCGTAGCCGAGCGCTCTGCACATCCGCCGGATCTGACGGTTGTATCCCTGCGTGAGGGTAATCGAGAATTTTCGTTCGCCGAGGCGCTTCACCCGGCAGGGTCTCGTCGTGACCCAGAGTTCGTCGGGATGCTTCCGCAGCGTCGCCTCGTCGTCAAGGCGGATCTTGACGCCGCGGCTCATCCGTTCGAGAAATTCCGGCGTCACAGGGGTGCTCACGGTCACGACATATTCCTTCTCATGAAAATGAGAAGCCCTCATGATCTGGTCCGAGAGTCCGCCGTCGTTCGTCAGAATCATCAGCCCGCTGGAATCCTTGTCGAGGCGTCCGGCATAGACGACCCGCTGCGGCACATCAGTCTCGTCAGCCAGATTGCCTTCCACCGACCGGTTCATCGTACAGACGACGCCGCACGGCTTATGGTAAAGAAAATAGACACGGTCCGCCTCCTTCTTCGGAAGCTCGCGTCCCTCCACATAAACCGTATCGCCCCGGTATACGCGGTCGCCTACGGAGGCGGTTTCCGCCGGATGCTCGGGCTCATCCTTTCGCGACCGCCGCCGGATCTGTACTTTTCCCTGCTCGATCAGACGATCGGCTTCCCGGCGGGAGGCTGCGCCTGCGTCGCTGATATACTTGTTAAGGCGTTTGCCTTCCTTCTCCATCTCTCGGTCCTTTCTCCGTCTTCTTCCCGTTTGCTTCCAGATGCGTAAAACGCAAGGAACCGCAGACACCGCGGGTTTCGGTGTTTGCGGTTCTCCCCTGCCCGCCTCTTCCGTGTGCGGGTTCATCCGGGGCGGCCGTTTCACCGCACCGGCTCAGGAAACGCTGATATAGCTTTGTCCCACATACCCTTCCGCAGAATCCGTGATGACATGCCACCAGCCTTTATCATTGTCGCCGACCACCGTCACCGTGCTTCCGCCGGCAACCTCGCTGATCACTTCGTACTCAAAGCCCGGACCGGACCGGACGTTCACGGTCGAGAGGATGGTGCCCGTCCGGGTTCCCCCGTCCGTTCCGGTTTCCTCTCCGTTGTCATTCCCGGCATCCGTATCTTCCTGCAGAACCTGTCCTTCGTCAGCCGCCTGACCGTCATCCTGCTCATCCGTGTCCTGTTCTTCCGCAGTCTGCTGATCTTCATCCTGATTGTCCGTATCCGTCTGCGGCGCGCTCTGGCTTGTACTGCCCGTGTCCGCAGTCTGCGTATCGGTTTCGCCGTTCGCCGACGCGGAGGACGCAGCGCCGGCACTCCCGGATACGCTGCTTTCGCTCTGCGGCGTGCCGGCGGCCGCGGCAGCTTTACTGGCGGCCGCCGCCTTTTCGTACTCCTTCTTCACCTCGCTGATCAGGTCCTGTACGTCCTGATCCTTCGTCACCTGATCGATATAATCTGCTGTCGTCTTATCGATATCCGAGAAAACAATCTTGTACTGTCCGTCCGCTTCCTTCCGTACATACGACTGGCTCAGGCCGGGCATTGCCGCCGAGCCCGCGTTCGTATAGTTGTACTTTGTGTAGACGACATAACTGTCCGCCGTCTTTCCCGGCTTGGAGTACACCTCGACATCGGAATAGGTTGTGGAAGAAGAGGAAATCTTAGCGGCCTCCGCCTCCGGCAGCGTATCCGTCAGCTTTTTCACCGCGGCGACATCTTTCGATCCGACTGCCTCGTAGTAGCGTGTCATCAGCTTCGTGACCGCAGGCACCGCATCCTTTGTCAGCGGCGCTGCTTCGGCGACGGACTCCGCTGCCGAAGCGGCCGATGAGACGGCCGCGGGAGACGCCGTCGGCGTCACGGTCACGGTGTTGGCCG harbors:
- the ligA gene encoding NAD-dependent DNA ligase LigA, with product MTFEEYGETVRKVKAYNEAYEAAHEKVTDYEYDKLMQSLKEAEQEHPEWRSADSPTQTVGAPVRRKAGVTVRHDVPMLSIEDVFTKEEVLGWVHGVRSLHPDAVFSVEQKIDGLSMSIRYQSGRMTLAETRGDGETGEDVTLNAAVIPDVISNLPEDPGPLEVRGEVYMTWKDFDRVNERQELLGKRTFANPRNCAAGTLRQLNPAMTKERGLSFFVFNVQRADREDLTVSHTAALSFLRERLGMHTVPGTLCRTDEEIIDAIDRIGELRGTLGYDIDGAVVKIDQIAYRSEFPAGAKYSAGHIAYKYPPEEKLTVVRGIEVSVGMTGRLNPTAVFDPVRLCGTTVSRATLHNQDFIDRLHIGIGDTVIVYKSGEIIPKIRASVPDLRPAGTRDFRLPDTCPVCGQPVVREENAADIRCVNPSCPAQLERHLINFVSRDAMDIKGLGEENIRALIAEGYLSDIADIYDLRGKRDELIERGIVGKEKNTDKVLASIEASKHQEADRLLTGLAIPNVGKTSARTILKAFGTMDALMNASVEELTAVPDVGGVTAKSVWDFFRRDANRALIRRLRDAGLTMTEENAAADDSLAGRSYVITGEVHVFGSRKELGAFIESRGGRLAGAVSKKTAALINNDPASASGKNKKAKELGIPILTEEEFLASVNEGGRHAG
- a CDS encoding homoserine O-succinyltransferase, with protein sequence MPVKIPNHLPVRETLEKENIFVMDEDRALHQDIRPIRICILNLMPLKEQTELQILRELSNTPLQIDVTFMKTSTHESTHTSKSHLDTFYETFEELRARRFDGMIITGAPVELKEFEEIDYWEELEQIFSWCNTHVTSTIYLCWGAQAAMYYYYGLPKRLLPGGKKLFGIYENTVYNRKTPLVRGFDDVFLMPHSRYTEVAVDDIVNCGELTILAKSEEAGVSICMAQNGRKIFVFGHPEYGRMQLRNEYERDRKKGLDTAIPEHYFPDDDPGKRPLLTWRAAANNLYTNWLNYYVYQSTPFNLDGTPWGEELPDNYK
- a CDS encoding pseudouridine synthase, with product MEKEGKRLNKYISDAGAASRREADRLIEQGKVQIRRRSRKDEPEHPAETASVGDRVYRGDTVYVEGRELPKKEADRVYFLYHKPCGVVCTMNRSVEGNLADETDVPQRVVYAGRLDKDSSGLMILTNDGGLSDQIMRASHFHEKEYVVTVSTPVTPEFLERMSRGVKIRLDDEATLRKHPDELWVTTRPCRVKRLGERKFSITLTQGYNRQIRRMCRALGYGVSGIERIRIMNLRIGNLPCGALREMTEEEKGQLLVLAGQAEPDKSGSARPKRKAGWAVAKPDRSDRKPRNGWKERKSGTQSAGHGKAAARRGDSAYPGSSRGAGGRRNPERGRTGKRG
- a CDS encoding SH3 domain-containing protein, whose protein sequence is MNNFREWLSDNLRYILLAAGLLVVLVGLFFGVRVVSRNMRASREETASGGSVQLTANTVTVTPTASPAAVSSAASAAESVAEAAPLTKDAVPAVTKLMTRYYEAVGSKDVAAVKKLTDTLPEAEAAKISSSSTTYSDVEVYSKPGKTADSYVVYTKYNYTNAGSAAMPGLSQSYVRKEADGQYKIVFSDIDKTTADYIDQVTKDQDVQDLISEVKKEYEKAAAASKAAAAAGTPQSESSVSGSAGAASSASANGETDTQTADTGSTSQSAPQTDTDNQDEDQQTAEEQDTDEQDDGQAADEGQVLQEDTDAGNDNGEETGTDGGTRTGTILSTVNVRSGPGFEYEVISEVAGGSTVTVVGDNDKGWWHVITDSAEGYVGQSYISVS